The genome window aggGACGGGGTGGGGTCGTTGGAGGTCTCAGGGCCCCCGGTGCTGTGTCTGGGCTGTTGCTGTTCACCCCCTGGCAGGCAGGGTCTCCTCCCTGAGGAACCTTCTCCTCCCGGACCCCACACCGTCCCCAACACCCCGCTCCTCAGCGTGGCTTGAGCTCAGCCACCAGGGATCACAGTCcctgaagggagagggagggacagaccgGGTCTGGGGCTTCTCTGCTGGGCTGAGGTCTGAGCCCTGTGACAGCTGGGTGTGTGTGCCAGGTCAGCAGGGAGTGTCCCTGTGCTCAAAGGGGCTGGAGCAGAGACCCTACTCTCCGGGAACCAGCCTGCCGGACTCTGAGGGCTGGGAACCGGGAGACCCGCCCCTCCTCCGCCCGGTGAAGCCACAAGTGAACACTCTGGGTTGGGGAGGACACGGGTGCTCATCATTGTGGAGGTGACCGCCTCCAAGCTCCTTTCTCAGAGTGGCGTTTGTGGTTCATGGACACTTTGACAGACTCACATGGGTACGGTCTGTAGAGCACCCCTGAGCACCTGTGTTCACCCCCTGGGTGTGGACCCCACTGTGAATACCACACAGTCCAGCTGTCCTTCctcgggtggggggaggggcagacgcATCCGACCCCTGTTCCCAGGAATCTGGAGGCCACTACCGGATCCCAGCACAGGGTCCTCACTTGCAGCGGGTGCTCCCAGAAGTCTCTGCTCCCCACACCTCGCTCTGCAGTGCTGCTGGGCTCACAGTAGGAGGGGCTACGAGGTATCCTCACCCCCTTCTTTTATGAGGAAGAGTTTGGGAAGCATTCATgtaaattctttaaatgtttgatagaattcaccagtcaAGCCATCTAATCCAGGGCTGGTCTTTTAAGAGagttgtggggggttttttgtgaCTGATTCAGTGTCCTCGCTGGTTATAGGCAcgttcagatttcttttttttttttggcacattcagattttttcatttcatgagGTTGAGCAATATTTTGGCACACAACTGTTCATTGTACTctattttatagtcttttttaCTTGAGTAGGATCAATTGCAATTCCCCACTGTCCCCTCGTTTCTGGGGGCCTAGCGTGTGGTCTGTGCTGGAGGAGTCTGTGTCCACAGGGGAAGAACATTTGCCTGCAGGGCCCTGGGTATGTCTGGGAGGTCCGGGGGTGGGCTGTGTGGTTCCGGTCCTCCGTGCACTTACTTACCTCCTGTCTGAGTCGTCTTCTGCATTGCAGGTGGGTGATTGGACCCAACTCCTCCTGAAGGACCGTCTACGCCCTTCACGTCTGTCAGCTCCGCCTCACGTGTGCTCAGGGTCTGTCATTAGGATGGACATCTGTACTTGTTTCCTCTTCTTCTACACTGACCCTTTTACCAGCATCTAGTGTCCTCCTCTGCCTCTCGTAGCACTTCCTTACCCAGCATGGACTTTGTCTGCTCCGGgggcccctccctctgcccctggtTACTACGTGCATCTAATATCACTTTCCCTCCGTTCACTTTTGACCTCTGTGTGCACCTGGACAGAGAGGGCATCTCTTGTAGACACCGTGTAGTCGATCATTTATTAAATCCATCCTGCCAATCTCTGTCTTTTGATGGGAgagtttaatgcatttacatttaaataactgCTGTTGAGGATGGACTTCTGCCACTTTGCTCTTTGGGGGTCAGGTGCTGGGGGCCACCTTCTCTCCATCACTTTCTCTCCTGAAATCAAGCAGGGCCTGAGAAGACTCACCACACAGATGCTGTCCCCAACCATGTTGTCACGTCCCCAAACCCTCTGGGTGCTCAAAGGCTGCCGCTCACATCACTGGGGCGGCCCTCCCCCAACCTGCCAGCTGCTGCCACCCCCAGGATGCTTCTCTCTTCAGGGGGAGCGTGGTGGCCCAGACCCCCTGAAGGGGCCCCTCTGAGCACCTCCAGAAAACTCGGTCTCTTCCTATTTCTGCCAGGTCTACCCCCTCCTCCTTCAGGGACCTGCCTGTCCCTTTGTGCGTCCCAACTCCATGGTGTGGCCTCAGTCCCCatgctttttcattaaaaatttttttcttttatttatagactttagtgagagaggaagggagaaagagagacaggaacgtggatctgctcctgtatgtgccctgaccggggatcgaaccggcaacctctgtgctttgggacgacgtgctaaccaattgagctgtctggccagggccaacctctgTCCCACTTTGATGCTCGGTCACCCCAGATTAAGTTTTTGCTGATGTTGATGTTGTTACTAAATTCCCCTTCCTTATAGAACTGTACATAGTAACCGGTTCCACCCCAGGGGATGGAATGAGAAACGGCTCACTTCCTGTCCCCACATGTGGAGCCAGTGAGCTTAGGACCTTCCCACTCGCGGGACAGCAGACACAGGGGCTGTGTTCTCcgtgggcggggcgggggcgatGAGGTGTCCTGCTCCTCAGTGAGGTGGTCTGGGGTGGAGACCCAGCTCCATAGCCCCTGATGCTTACAGCTGACATTGGGGTTAATGAGCTGTGACGTCTGCGCAGCTGAGAGGCACGCCCACCACAGCTCAGGGGACACACAGTAGAGGTGACTATTAGTGAACTGCGTGCTGTCCTTTTCCAGCCAAAGATGATTATCACCACCGCGAAAGCCCTGGTCTCTACACAGAGCCACCTCCTGAACAGCCGCTGTGGGTCCAACGAGTACTGGGCCGCCGGCCTCTGCTGCCCGCTGTGCCCCGCGGGTGAGTCCCGGAGGGTTCTGTCCAGCAGGTCCTGGAATAAATGCCCATCCAGCCGTGTGACAGGAAGTTCCTCTAACAGTGCAGCAGGGCGGTGGGGAGGGGCAGCACAGATGTTGTGGGGGGGGCCCAGGGAACACCTTCCAGAGGGGACACTGGTGGAGGGAGGTGCCCGAGGGTCGGTGTGCGCCCTCAGGAGCCTTCAGAGGAGCTGGCGATGCTCCCGCGGGAGGACTCAGCCCGGGAGCCCCCGCGGTCCTCGCGCTCCGATAGGGCAGGGTGTGGTGAGCTGGGTTTAGGGGGCAGAGCGGTGGCTGCTGTCCGGTGCTTTCACTGGCCTTGGACACCAGCGTGTTCTCGGGGGTCCCAGTATCGGTGGAGGTCCCTCCGCTGCCCCAGCACCGCCGTGGGAGGAGCCAACACTTGGCGGGCATGCCTGCACTCTGGAGGCCAGGTCGAGCCCCTCTGTCCCTTGTCGTTTCCTAGAAGTTGTAGAAATCCCAAGGTTACTTGGATCCAAACCCGGACACAAGTACTTGTGATGTCTCATTGGAGAGGCTGGGCCCAGGGACAGGGTGGGCAGGACGCACAGCAGGGACACCAGGCAGCCTGGAGGGTCTGATCACAGCGCTGACCCTTCACAGGAGAGTATGTCCGTGAGCCCTGCAGGAGCCCCCACACCCAGGGGACCTGTGAGAAGTGTGACAGAGGGACGTACACGGCGTTCCCCAACGGCCTGGAGTCCTGCCTGCCGTGCTCCATCTGCTCCGAGGGTGAGTCTCCCATGGACACCTGCTGCCCCTTGACCCCGCAGTGGCCAGACCGGGAGTGTGTCCCTAAGGAGTCCTTCACCTCAGCCTCAGTATTTACCCACAAGGATGAGCACTGTTTAGCCATGAAACTAAAGAAGCCAGGTGTCCACTCAGCCAGCCTCTGGTAAAGAAGGGACATGCGGTCaccaagctcagggctcccagtcACTGCCAGGAAGTGGCTGCAGGAGGCTCAGCAGTGGACAGAGAGCTCCCCACACGGCGGCAGTGAGAAGGGGACAGAACCCAGTTACACTCGGTTAGACCCTCAGCAATGTTGTTTCAATTTGAATCACTGTGTTCAAATTGAAAGTTAGTCAATGGACCACAGGCCCACAGACCTGGGAAGGTAATTGCTATGCTTGAGTTAATGAGGGAGTGtttattatgtaaattttaacACTAGAAAAATTGAAAGACTAGAACACAGGGCACCAGCAATTAAACAGTTGGTggtggttcgattcccggccagggcacacaggagaagcgcccatttgcttctccacccctctgccgcgctttcctctctgtctctctcttcccctcccgcagccaaggctccattggagcagagatggcccgggcgctggggatggctctgtggcctctgcctcaggcgctagagtggctctggtcgcaacatggcgacgcccaggatgggcagagcatcgccccctggtgggcatgccgggtggatcccggtcgggcgcatgcgggagtctgactgtctctccccgtttccagcttcagaaaaatgaaaaaaaaaacaaaaacaaacaaacaaaaaaaaaaaacagttggtgGTGTTGGATCACATTAGTGCATGCATGGGCGTCatttgtgtacatgtgtgtttgtgAGCATGTGTACACAtgtacgtgtgtgcatgtgtgtgtgactgtgtgtgtgactgtgtgtgcatgtgtgtgtgactgtgtgtgtgcaggagtgtgtgactgtgtgtgtgcatgtatacgtGTGTATGCGTGTGCATGTTTGAGTaactgtgtgtgtgactgtgtgtgtgactgtgtgtgcatgtgtgtgtgactgtgtgtgtgcaggagtgtgtgactgtgtgtgtgcatgtgtgagtgactgtgtgtgtgcatgtatacgtgtgtatgtgtgtgtgactgtgtgtgtgcatgtgtgagtgactgtgtgtgtgcaGGAGTGTGTGTGAACCACTTCAGTGTCGGCTGCAGATGTCACAGTATTTCACCACTCCAGCATCCACACCTCCTAGGGACACACACATTCCCGCACAGATCGGGATGCGGTCCCCCATTCGGGAGAGTCAGCGGTGATTCCCAACATCCAGGCCAGACTCGGACTTACTGTCAGTATTTCTTTAAGAACTGCCCTCGCTGCTCGTCTGCAGGGAAAGGAGTGGACAGCTCTAGCCCTCAGGCCCGCAGGACTCACCCCCTAGGTGAGGCTGAGGCTGGATGTTCCTGTCCCCTCACTCAGACCATGACGACCTAACCTCAGAGGATCCCAGCTGTGACATCTGCACCTGCAGTGTCCCTGTTGGCACTGAGTTCCGTAAACGTGGTTAGAAAGGGGGAAACGCAATGGGAAAACCTCATTTAATGTTTCTGTAGACACAAGGTGTACACACCGTCTCGATGAAGAGAAGTCTGGGGAGttagatttttagaaaagaatacTCCCTGTGGGGTCGCTGTGAAACTGATTCCAAATGCGTCTACGAAATTAGTCACAGTAACTGAGCTCGCACCCCAGCTCACTATGTGTGCCTGGGAGACAGGTGTGTGAAGAGGTGGCGGGGACGTCCCCAGCAGGGTTACAACAACCCTCAGGACCATCTCGGTGCATCCCCTGTGGCCGGCTGGGTCCCTGCTGGGGCCACAGTGCTTCCAGCCCCGATGGCCGTGTACGTCCACATGTCCACACAAGGACACGCCCCCTGGGACTGACCCCGTCTTTCCTGAACTGCAGACCAGGAGGAGGTGGCGCCGTGCACACCGACCAGCAACCGGAGATGCCAGTGTCGAACAGGCCGTTTCTACCACAGCCCCGACTCCCCTGAATTCTGCAGACCTTGTAGCACGTAGGTGCCTCTCTGCCAGGCGCTGTGGGCGGGGTCAGAGGTGGCTCTGGACCTGGGCTTGTGAGGGTTGATCTTTAGGAGCTGAGAATCAGAAGGACATGTGACTCTCGACCCGGTGAGACAGCCCAGCACCAGCCCAgagtcctctctgcctccagctgaGTGGTTCTCTTTTATCTGATCTCATCCCCCCTCAGTCCATGGAACTGTGTGTTCAGTTTATTCTATATTTGCACAAATGCTGTTtcccatagttttatttttctctctaagtTTTCTGACTGCTTCCACTGTTTTAGTGCATAACTGAACTTTCTCAAGCTCACTTTTCCTGAGCTGTCCGACATTTTCTGTCCATCATCCCTCATGGAGGTTGTGTCCCTGGGACCCCTGCTGTCCTGGGCTCCGCCCACCACCACTTCCCCTTTCTAAATGGCTCCTTTGTTTTGCTGGAGTGTGTCCTGACATCGTGGCCTGAGGAAGGACACAGGACATGCTTGGACTTCGGGTGCTTGGCTCTTTACAGAAACATGTCGTACCCTCTAGACTGCTGACCATCTGTGTGCAGAGTTCTGGAGGCGTCTCACCAGCGTCCTCTGGCACCTGAGGTGCTGCCCAGCTGCCCAGGGACTCACCCGGGGCACTGAGTGTACAGGAACCCAGGACTTCATGTCCCGCCTTCTCCAAGGCTGTGGAtgtgttcagtggatagagagcaacGTGGCGGCTGCCGGCTTCCGGTTCCTGAAAGGGCGTCTCCCCTAAAGAGAGTGGGAAGCCTGGGGCTGGTGACAGGAGACCTCTACAGCTGTCACCCTCCACGGTGCTGCAGAGAGCTGGGGACATGTGAGGGGGCTGGCAAGCAAGTCATTCTTCCTGGGTCTCAAAATGCGTGACTGTGGATGATACGTCACAATTTTTCAACAATTAGGAAGGAAAGTCTGAATTCCTGAGCCTTTGCTAAAAGCAGGacaaattcctttttttccttcagttcACAGACCTACAAAGAAGGTCATGAATATTCATGAGGAGGAAAACACATCAGCTGTCCTCCTAGTGGGGATGTGGGTGATGACATCTGAGATGCTGGTTCTGGGGGGACAGCCTCGTGGGGCCTCTGATCACAGCGCTCCCCGAAAGTAGGTCGGGGGAAGCACCCCTCTGGGAGCCACCCAAGAGCCCACCCTCTGTTGGTGACAATCTGGACCTGGTGCCTGGGTCTGGGGTGGACCTGGAAAGGTGAACACTGGGCGTGTCTCCCTCCTGACAGGTGTCCCAAAGGTGTCGCTGTCCTGCAAAAATGCCACTCCACAGCCGACACCATGTGTGACATGCCCGGTCCAGGTAAGGAAGTGGTTTTTGTTTTCATAGGAATTTTTTATGGAGATGAAATTTCAaagtaaccattttattttatttaaaatttaccattttcaagTGAACAGTGTACaggcttgttgggcagataaaatatattatgctcactttgttaaagatggcgctgcccacacagaagctgtcgcccaggtgatattaatgtgtgttggggtcaggcggtgggcaggcagaatccttgtagcctggggcttggttttgggattaagcctttcccaccctttttgatgtggggtggtacaatcccatcatgcctcagagaagtgtctttgtattagagacttctctattttgtatattggattaaaggttttgaatctacactataaaataggggcagaacgggagcttgccctTGGTTCCTgggagattagcattagagagcagagagaggccacgtggaggaggccaggggaagcagccaagatggcggagtgttgagtgagaagccagtttgtgcagagtttgtgcagggagaaggaagcagatggggaactgaggagaataaggctggtgagctagaaacctttgattctaggaaactcggataagtcagtagctttgtgagcactgaatgtgagtgggttttggagcccagtgtgtgtttttacttgcccgccgggtgcaagctaggattaaagaagatggctcatcagtttttggctccgttgtttttttaccgactgtctgaatccaatgcgaacctgcatgggctgggctgctgtgatggtggccctggctactggctctacaggGTTCTAGTCCCGTCCCCTCTGTCTGGTTCTGAAGGGCTCACAGCACCCGTCACACAGCAGCTCTCCCTGCCTCGGCCCCAGCACCCCGGTCTGCTCTCTGGGACCCGTCTCCCTACTCTGGGCGTGTCTGAGAGAGGCCTCGCGGGCTCGTGTGTGAGTTCTCCCTCCAGTGTGGCATCTCCAGGTCCTTGCTTGTTGCAGAGCGTGCCCGAGGGTCCCTGCTCTCTGGCCGAGCAGCACTCAGACCCGTCCCAGCATGGGAGGTGGTCTGGCAGGCTGTGGTGGTCTCCCCTGAGCCTGCGTGCAGGGCCCGGAAGGTCATCAGTGTGACCGCAGCGCTTGTCCCAGCGGGTGCGGGTGCAGGGGGTTCTCTGCGGTCCGTTCTCTGTGTGCTGCTCGCTGGGACACATAGCGCTGTTCCCTCTTCCTTTGTGGGCAAATGAGAAGAAAGCAGTACTTTGGGGGTGTCTCTGAGGTGTGGCTGCTCTGGAGCCGGTCTCGTGTGTGAGCCGGGAGGGATCCCCGCTCCGCTGGGAGAGATGTGGGCCTGGACATGGAGAGACATTCCAGCTCTGATAGCAGGCGCTTCCTCTCTGAAGTGTCCCtcgggggagagggagggcgtGCTTACCGAGCCATGGCGCTCTTGGTCTGCTCCCTTCCAGGAAAGCCAGCTGGTGGTTCTGCTGAAAGCTCCTGGTTTGTAACAGTGTGGGTGAGCACTGGTATCAGCATCGGTATCGGCATGGTCAGCATCACAATCGGCACCCACATCCGCTGCTGTAGAAGACCAGGTAGAGTAGAGTCCGCGCTGCCCCGCAGGGGACACAGGTCAGCAACCAGGTCAGGAACTGCAGGAGGTGCTAGGCGGGCGTTCTGCATTTAAAACAGAGCTGCGCTCACTTCCTCACTCAGGGACCTTCCTACGTGAGCTGGCGCTCTGGGCAGGGGGCTGTGTGCCCTGTGCGGGACCAGGCGCAGGGGTTCACACCAGCATCCCAGGGCagcgggcaggggcagggtgtCTGGGTGCCCTTGGCCGGGAAGGTGGAAGTGACTGGAGCTCCCACCAGGGAGTCGGGGAGGTGAGAGCACTGAGCGTGCTCACTCACTGGGGACTTTAACCTGTTTCCAGCTGTGAAGCTTTTtcacttttccaaaaaataaagacACTTTCTTTGTTACGACTTCAGGACTTAGCGTCACAGTAGTCCTGCTCCAATTATATAAGTCATAATCATTTGCCACATAAAGATGGGGGCATAATCTGAGAAATATGTCCCCAGACAATTTCATCGTTCTGCAAACATCACAGAGGGCTCGAGCACCTGGAGGGTGGAGCTGACTAGCATGCCTGTGTGTAAACCGGCACTCCCGGGCTACAGACCTAAAAGCAAGTTACTGTACAAACAACAGGAGATTAAATCACACAGGGAAGCAAGATGCCATGATCAAACATGATGCCACAAGGTGGCAGAGCTGCTGCCTGTGAATCAGCGGGTAGGCTGTCCACAGCACATTCTCACAAGGAGGGAGATACACCCAGAAACAGATACAAAGTAGAGACTAGTGAGTCCATAAAGCAGTAACATAGTTGCTCATTATTGTCCGGTACAGCTACTGTACTAATTTTATCTGCTACATTTCTGTGCCTCTTGCTCACACCTGAGTCCCCCCAACCACAGGAGAAATGACATGTGTCCCTATCAGCTGCATTCTAGTCTGGTGGGCGCACAGCCCTATGAGTGGCCCGTCATGGACTGAAACATTGTTACGTGGTACAAGACAGTATTTTCATAgcatttcctttctcattttcagGAAGATTGGATGAGCTAGGCAGCCATGTGAGTATCACTGGGATTGTCCGAGTCGGGGCTTCAGGCCTTGAGGGCCACAGAGAGTCCCCAGGGAGGCAGCCGGGGTCCCCCTGCATGTACATGACTCAGCCTTTGGGGAGCCGTCCGCACCCCCTCAGCAGACCCTCAATGTTGTGCTGGAGACGACTTCATCTCTGCTGGTCTAGACCCCCggagtggaaactgaggcactggggGCACAGGGCTGTGTCCGGGTTCCCCAGGGCTGTCAAAACAGATGACCCCAAATATAGGGCTTAAAACACTTGTGCCTGATGTCTGACAGAAGTCTGCAATCCAGGTGTCAGGGGTTTGGCTCCCTCCCAGGCCCTGGGGgggtcctcccctctcctcttctgctggctgccagcagtcctgcTGTGCCTTGGCTGTGGACCTGTCACTCTGGTCTCCGCTTCCGTCCTCACCTGGCCTCCTCCCTAAGAGTCTGTATCTCTGAGAAGCTCTCTCTGAGGACACTGCCTTGTCACTGCTTAGGGCCCACTGTTGCCCTGTGTGCCCTTGTCTGCACGGACTCTATTCCAAATAAGGTCCCTTCTCAGGTCCTGTCCAGCATTTAGGAGGTGGACATCCCTTTTGGGGTCACCATTCACCCCATAAGGGACTCGTTTGGGGATCCCCCAGGGAGCTGGGGGCAGAGCTGGACCCTGACCCCGTGAAGCACTCTTCAGTGAAAGTGCACGGCCCTGGCTGGTCTACCAGACACCTTGTCATTTCTTTCCCCTGAAGTGGCTTGGGTCGGGCTGTGCTACAGAATCCTGTCACCAAAAGACCTGACTTTGTTTTTTAGTCACTGGGTACCATCCAGCTCAGCACACTGCCGGCTACGGACCCTGAGAGGGGCCCACCTGCCCCGGGCGAGGCCACAACACcgctgctgcaggagggggactCAGACTTGGCACCTGGGGCCGGGACCCGCCCAGGACCCTCAGAGGAGCctggggaggacactgagctgcaggagGTGGTGGCCGGAGGAAGCCAGGCAGCCCCAGAGCAGCAGCTGCAAACTGCTGCTCCCACAGCCCACGAGGCCTGTATGGTGAATGGCCGCCACCATgtccaggcaggttcacactggattcaggaaaacagtaaaggaactgtggagccagaaaatgaggggccattccgtttattagaatctcttaatggcagatgagcaaacagcaAGGAAgacacttccctctctctcagggctccccAGCCCCGACTCAGTTTACAGTTCATGACCCGGACTCCTTCTCTGGACTATCCCTCTGGACTCACAGGCtctccagcctcagcagggctcccaagcccctcatcTTCCCTGCCCCCCCATCTCATCAGCAGAATAGGCTGGgctgaaatctcagggctcccaagcccctcccaAGCCCTTCAGCACTCCCCAGAAATACTTTCCAGGTGGAAataccccttctcctccccaaacaataacaaacaatcacccctcccaaGCCCTTAGCACTCCCCAGAAATACCTGCCAGGTGGAAataccccttctcctccccaaacaatagcaaacaatcacccctcccaagcaggaaggcagtcagcaATTTGCAACCTGTTGCCCTGAGGACACACCGGCAACCTTCCATAGACTctacaccagcggttctcaacctgtgggtcatgaccccggcagggtcccctaaagccatcggaaaatacataatgcatatcaggtatttacattccaaatcataactttagcaaaattacaattatgaagtagccaccaaaattattttttggtttggggtctccacaacatgaggaactgtattgcggggtcacggcattagaaaggttgagaaccactgctctacatcaTGGCTCCTTCTCAACACGAGCCAGCAAACCTATAAAACCCTTGTctacccaacattccaccccttttgctccctTCACAGTCTACACCACAATATCCCTGTGCGGGGAATGAGGTACATGAcacaaacagactacagcaacagcacaagttgtacaattgcaacaattacaaaggcacccttcacagtgtctccctgagcactctgccccaggcgcaaacTGGgggcccatctctagccccctgCTCCACAGTAGGGGGGAGGGCAGtacagtccagggctgtgtccatggaaaccgtaACGTGTCCTTGGTGCGTCTCTCCAACtggcttcctggtgcaggagggcctccactggagcgGCCCCCCAATCAGGGTCCctcatactgtccaaaggtgGCATGTCCACCCAACAAGGGAGCCAGggccccctctggtcacagtccaagagtcccTCGTACCACTTAACTATCAGTCCATGATAGCCCAggtgtctgtgcaaatcaccaaggcaaAGGTCCAGTACAGGCAGCTAGGTTCTCAGGGGGCCTCAGacctccccctcatccctgccatcacaGAGCTCTGAAGACATTGCCCCACGGAGAAGCCTgtggcaacagtggccaacctctccatccctgctctggagagcatgcaGCTGTCCACCCCTGTGTCCCACAATCACAGCAACCAGACTGCCAGTGCCCacactccatcagctctgcccggGTACAAGGCCGGACCCCAGAGTGTTCAGTTACCTGGGACGAGGCTGAGGCTGCCCTGAGGGACATTTTGCTGCTGGGTTCTTACCTCCTGGACGACCACTGGCCAGACTGAGTGTGCAGATGGCAACTTTAGCTCTCgactcctcatcctcagaagaggagctggaaacgcctGCTCCCGCCGACTCAGAGCCTTTCTGCCGGCCCGgctccatcttcagctcctgcagctgccggcTTTTGGGGTGCCCTCCCCTAAtcacctcccttcctgtccttgTGTCCCTGGAGGGTGGGATGTGCCCTCCTGTCTGGCTGAGCCACTGCCCCTGTCCTCTCACCTCTCGGCCATGCTGAGCTCCACGGTGTTGGCCTGGAGGTGGTGACCCCCGGCCTCCTGCAGAGCCCCCGGGCCTGGTGTCTGCTCTGCGTGTTCCTGGCCTGTCAGCTGCTCATCAACCACATCCTCACCTAAGAGTCCTCCGGGTGCTGTGGCCGTGGCTGCAGAAC of Saccopteryx bilineata isolate mSacBil1 chromosome 1, mSacBil1_pri_phased_curated, whole genome shotgun sequence contains these proteins:
- the LOC136319042 gene encoding tumor necrosis factor receptor superfamily member 26-like, with the translated sequence MSLGTVSLLLPLLLLLLPGTQMIITTAKALVSTQSHLLNSRCGSNEYWAAGLCCPLCPAGEYVREPCRSPHTQGTCEKCDRGTYTAFPNGLESCLPCSICSEDQEEVAPCTPTSNRRCQCRTGRFYHSPDSPEFCRPCSTCPKGVAVLQKCHSTADTMCDMPGPGKPAGGSAESSWFVTVWVSTGISIGIGMVSITIGTHIRCCRRPGRLDELGSHSLGTIQLSTLPATDPERGPPAPGEATTPLLQEGDSDLAPGAGTRPGPSEEPGEDTELQEVVAGGSQAAPEQQLQTAAPTAHEACMVNGRHHVQAGSHWIQENSKGTVEPENEGPFRLLESLNGR